From Symphalangus syndactylus isolate Jambi chromosome X, NHGRI_mSymSyn1-v2.1_pri, whole genome shotgun sequence, the proteins below share one genomic window:
- the LOC134736038 gene encoding mucin-3A-like, with amino-acid sequence MQTCTDGHTHARTHRYTNRQTQTCTDGHTQTHMDTDTVTGTHADADMHRWAHTDTWTQIQQLAHTQTCTDGYTQTHMDTQRYTNTQTQTCTDRRTQTHGHTVTGTHRRRHAQMGTHRYSDRHMHTDADTCTQTQTHRRTHTHTDAQKHTYPHRHIHTTEMCVHTDSDTQRHCDVQTCMQGHTTQTCTHRLKHTSTADSHICTHTMHIDTDTTTAVTYAYTQPLAHSMHTDGQRCTQACTHIPTQTHPHRNNHTPQRRADTRGHRHTRTYYTQTHRSTAVPYAHRCRHTDMHTQTHTSTTVICTHPPTHRHTAGTQMQTHTQRCTQRCTQTCTHTLTETHATTHQRRAQTCGCRHTHILTHRHAPGHTTHAHTHTHTSAVDSHICTQTPTMETPSRNTGTHTAVHPV; translated from the coding sequence atgCAGACATGCACAGATGGGCACACACACGCACGGACACACAGATACACCAACAGGCAGACGCAGACATGCACAGAtgggcacacacagacacacatggacacagataCAGTGACTGGCACACATGCAGACGCAGACATGCACAGAtgggcacacacagacacatggacacagataCAGCAACTGGCACACACGCAGACATGCACAGatgggtacacacagacacacatggacacacagagataCACCAACACACAGACGCAGACATGCACAGATAGGCGCACACAGACACATGGACATACAGTGACAGGCACACACAGACGCAGACATGCACAGATGGGCACACACAGATACAGcgacaggcacatgcacacagacgcagacacatgcacacagacgcAGACACACAGACGTACACATACCCACACAGacgcacagaaacacacataccctcacagacacatacacaccacagagATGTGCGTACACACGGactcagacacacagagacattGTGACGTACAGACATGCATGCAAGGACATACCACACAGACgtgcacacacagactcaaacACACAAGCACAGCAGATagccacatatgcacacacaccatgcacatagacacagacacaaCCACAGCAGTCACATACGCATACACACAACCACTGGCACACAGCATGCACACAGATGGGCAGAGatgcacacaggcatgcacacatatacccacacagacacaccctcacagaaacaacCACACACCACAGAGACGTGCAGACACACGTGGGCACAGACACACAAGGACAtactacacacagacacacagaagcaCAGCAGTCCCATATGCACACAGATgcagacacacagacatgcacacacagacacacacaagcacaACAGTCATAtgcacacacccacccacccaccggcacacagcaggcacacagatgcagacacacacacagagatgcacacagagatgcacacagacatgcacacataccctcacagaaacacacGCAACCACACACCAGAGACGTGCACAAACATGcggatgcagacacacacacattctcacgCACAGACACGCTCCAGGGCataccacacacgcacacacacacacacatacaagcgCAGTGGACAGTCACATTTGCACACAGACACCTACCATGGAAACGCCCAGCAGaaacacaggtacacacacagcCGTGCACCCTGTCTAG